The following proteins come from a genomic window of Canis lupus familiaris isolate Mischka breed German Shepherd chromosome 31, alternate assembly UU_Cfam_GSD_1.0, whole genome shotgun sequence:
- the ATP5PO gene encoding ATP synthase subunit O, mitochondrial, translating into MAAPAVSGLSRQVRCFSTSVVRPFSKLVRPPVQIYGIEGRYATALYSAASKQNKLEQVEKELLRVAQILKEPKMAASIMNPYIKRSVKVKSLNDMTAKERFSPITSNLINLLAENGRLNNTPGVISAFSTMMSVHRGEVPCTVTTASPLDEATLTELKTVLKSFLSKGQVLKLEVKVDPSIMGGMIVRIGEKYADMSARTKIQKLSRAMREVF; encoded by the exons ATGGCCGCCCCAGCGGTGTCCGGGCTGTCCCGGCAG GTGCGGTGCTTTAGCACATCTGTGGTCAGGCCGTTTTCCAAGCTCGTGAGG ccaCCTGTTCAGATATATGGTATCGAAGGTCGCTATGCCACTGCCCTTTATTCTGCTGCATCGAAACAGAATAAACTGGAACAAGTAGAAAAGGAATTGTTGAGAGTAGCA CAAATCTTGAAGGAACCTAAAATGGCTGCTTCCATTATGAATCCCTACATAAAGCGTTCCGTGAAAGTGAAAAGCCTAAATGACATGACAGCAAAAGAGAGGTTCTCTCCTATCACATCCAACCTGATCA ATTTGCTTGCTGAGAACGGTCGCTTGAACAATACCCCTGGAGTCATTTCTGCCTTTTCCACCATGATGAGTGTGCACCGTGGAGAAGTGCCGTGCACAGTGACCACCGCGTCT CCTTTGGATGAAGCCACTCTTACTGAACTAAAAACGGTCCTGAAGAGCTTCCTAAGCAAAGGCCAAGTATTGAAATTGGAAGTTAAG GTTGATCCGTCAATCATGGGGGGAATGATTGTCCGTATTGGAGAGAAATATGCTGATATGTCTGCAAGGACCAAGATTCAGAAGCTGAGCAGGGCCATGCGGGAGGTTTTCTGA